The DNA region TCCAAACTTATTTTCCCATAAAAGATAGAATTAACCCTATTTTTTGAAATATTATTGTTGTATTAAAGCCCTTTCTTCCTTACAATAAGGACAGGTTTTAATTGTGAATATTGCGGGGGAGATGCGATGAAAAGAACCGGAATGAAGAGATCTCTGGACCGCCTTGGACGAATTGTCCTTCCCAAAGAAATGCGGGATACGATGGAAATCCATATCGGCGATCCGCTTGAGTTTTTCATTGAAGGGAAAGAGTTGATTTTGAGAAAGTACAAATCAACGTTGTGTATTTTTTGCGGTGATGTGGATACGGAAATGTATTTCAAAGAGCAATTCATCTGCCGGACTTGTGCAATTCAATTAAAACACCCGGATGACACTCCCGAATTTTTCGTTCCTCAGAACAAACAGGCTCCTGCAGCCGTGGAGCGTCCTGCTACCGAATCCGCCACAGTCTCATCTCCATCAACGGAAGAAGGGACTACAGCTGCCAATCATGAGTACCCGGACTTGCGACCCAAGACGGCACGTATGCTGCAACAGATGAAGGAAATTGTTGAACAGAATCCTGGCTTGGCTCAACAGCAGATTGCGGAAAAGCTTGGCATTAGCCAAGGACGCGTCT from Paenibacillus sp. JNUCC-31 includes:
- a CDS encoding AbrB/MazE/SpoVT family DNA-binding domain-containing protein; the protein is MKRTGMKRSLDRLGRIVLPKEMRDTMEIHIGDPLEFFIEGKELILRKYKSTLCIFCGDVDTEMYFKEQFICRTCAIQLKHPDDTPEFFVPQNKQAPAAVERPATESATVSSPSTEEGTTAANHEYPDLRPKTARMLQQMKEIVEQNPGLAQQQIAEKLGISQGRVSQLKKLL